One Curtobacterium sp. MCLR17_007 DNA window includes the following coding sequences:
- a CDS encoding ABC transporter permease, whose protein sequence is MTDSAADTERRAADRSGADRWQAALQGIMNGSVLVTVLAVVLALVACGILIALTDQAVQQAAGYFFARPGDTFRAIGTAVGGSYASLFQGSVVNFGAESFAQAVVPITRSIDYAVPLIVAGLGIAVSFRAGLFNIGGQGQILMGAAAAGWFGFSFDLPAAIHIPLTIVAGIVGGAVWGGIVGLLKARTGANEVVLTIMLNYVALYLVSYMLRTPGLLQAGGSPNPISPAMKDSSVLPALFGPRYGVDLGFIVAIIAVVVVWWLLNKSSLGFRFRTIGENPRAARVAGMSVPSLTFWVLVISGALVGIAGAYQVQGAVTSGFTSNIDAGIGFDAITVALLGRSKPWGVFWAAILFGVLKNGGYAMQAANGIPIDIVGVIQALIVLFIAAPPLVRAIFRIPQPGARRKRSTKSERKAVAA, encoded by the coding sequence ATGACCGACTCCGCGGCCGACACCGAGCGCCGGGCCGCCGACCGATCCGGCGCCGACCGCTGGCAGGCCGCCCTGCAGGGCATCATGAACGGCTCCGTGCTCGTCACGGTCCTGGCCGTCGTGCTGGCGCTCGTCGCGTGCGGGATCCTCATCGCGCTGACCGACCAGGCCGTGCAGCAGGCAGCCGGCTACTTCTTCGCCCGACCCGGTGACACGTTCCGCGCGATCGGCACCGCCGTGGGCGGCTCGTACGCCTCGCTGTTCCAGGGGTCGGTCGTGAACTTCGGCGCGGAGTCGTTCGCCCAGGCCGTCGTGCCGATCACCCGGTCCATCGACTACGCCGTCCCGCTCATCGTCGCCGGGCTCGGCATCGCGGTGTCGTTCCGCGCGGGGCTGTTCAACATCGGCGGCCAGGGACAGATCCTGATGGGTGCCGCGGCAGCCGGGTGGTTCGGGTTCTCCTTCGACCTGCCGGCCGCGATCCACATCCCGCTGACGATCGTCGCGGGCATCGTCGGTGGCGCGGTCTGGGGCGGGATCGTCGGGCTGCTCAAGGCCCGCACCGGCGCCAACGAGGTCGTCCTGACGATCATGCTCAACTACGTCGCGCTGTACCTGGTCAGCTACATGCTCCGCACCCCGGGGCTGCTGCAGGCCGGCGGCAGCCCGAACCCGATCTCGCCCGCGATGAAGGACAGCTCGGTGCTGCCGGCACTGTTCGGGCCGCGCTACGGCGTCGACCTCGGGTTCATCGTCGCGATCATCGCGGTGGTCGTCGTGTGGTGGCTGCTCAACAAGTCGTCGCTCGGCTTCCGGTTCCGGACGATCGGCGAGAACCCGCGCGCCGCCCGGGTCGCCGGCATGAGCGTGCCGTCGTTGACCTTCTGGGTGCTCGTCATCTCCGGTGCCCTCGTCGGCATCGCCGGCGCCTACCAGGTGCAGGGCGCCGTCACGAGCGGGTTCACCTCGAACATCGACGCCGGCATCGGCTTCGACGCCATCACGGTGGCGCTGCTCGGGCGCTCGAAGCCGTGGGGCGTGTTCTGGGCGGCGATCCTGTTCGGCGTGCTGAAGAACGGCGGCTACGCCATGCAGGCCGCGAACGGCATCCCGATCGACATCGTCGGGGTCATCCAGGCCCTGATCGTCCTGTTCATCGCCGCACCGCCGCTCGTCCGCGCGATCTTCCGGATCCCGCAGCCCGGCGCCCGTCGCAAGCGCTCCACGAAGTCCGAGCGGAAGGCCGTCGCCGCATGA
- a CDS encoding ABC transporter ATP-binding protein, producing the protein MKLELRGITKRFGPLVANDHISLTVEPGEVHCLLGENGAGKSTLMNVLYGMYQAEEGEILLDDVVQDFDGPGDAMRAGIGMVHQHFMLVPVFTVAENVMLGQEETAFGGRLDLAGARRRVREISERFGFDVDPDARVEDLPVGVQQRVEIIKALSRDASVLVFDEPTAVLTPQETDELMGIMRQLREAGTAIVFITHKLREVREVADRITVIRLGKVVGEASPTATNNELAALMVGRAVSLVVEKEPSTGGEDALVVEGLTVTDPQGIVLVDDVSFTVRRGEVLAIAGVQGNGQTELTEAIIGLEPVRAGRVTLDGKELTGRSVKQVLDAGVGFVPEDRQEDGLVGEFTIAENLMLDRADHAEFVRAGTIRATERDAFADEKIAEFDIRTPGRATAAGRLSGGNQQKIVLARELSRELRLFVAAQPTRGIDVGSIEFVHKRIVATRDSGVPVIVVSTELDEVVALADRIAVMYRGAIIGIVPADTPRDVLGLMMAGELPEGTELAA; encoded by the coding sequence ATGAAGCTCGAACTCCGCGGCATCACCAAGCGGTTCGGCCCGCTGGTCGCGAACGACCACATCTCCCTCACCGTCGAACCCGGCGAGGTGCACTGTCTGCTCGGCGAGAACGGTGCCGGCAAGTCGACCCTGATGAACGTCCTCTACGGCATGTACCAGGCCGAGGAGGGCGAGATCCTGCTGGACGACGTCGTCCAGGACTTCGACGGCCCCGGCGACGCGATGCGTGCGGGCATCGGCATGGTGCACCAGCACTTCATGCTCGTGCCGGTGTTCACGGTCGCCGAGAACGTCATGCTCGGACAAGAGGAGACGGCCTTCGGCGGCCGCCTCGACCTCGCCGGTGCGCGCCGACGCGTCCGGGAGATCTCCGAGCGGTTCGGGTTCGACGTCGACCCCGACGCCCGCGTCGAGGACCTCCCCGTCGGTGTGCAGCAGCGCGTCGAGATCATCAAGGCGCTGTCCCGCGACGCCTCGGTGCTGGTCTTCGACGAGCCCACCGCCGTCCTGACCCCGCAGGAGACCGACGAGCTGATGGGCATCATGCGCCAGCTCCGCGAGGCCGGCACCGCGATCGTGTTCATCACCCACAAGCTCCGCGAGGTCCGCGAGGTCGCCGACCGCATCACGGTGATCCGGCTCGGCAAGGTCGTCGGCGAGGCATCGCCCACCGCGACCAACAACGAGCTCGCGGCGCTGATGGTCGGTCGCGCGGTGTCACTCGTCGTCGAGAAGGAACCGTCGACCGGTGGCGAGGACGCCCTGGTCGTCGAGGGCCTCACCGTCACGGACCCGCAGGGCATCGTGCTCGTCGACGACGTGTCGTTCACCGTCCGCCGCGGTGAGGTGCTCGCGATCGCCGGGGTGCAGGGCAACGGCCAGACCGAGCTCACCGAGGCCATCATCGGCCTCGAGCCCGTCCGCGCAGGCCGGGTCACCCTGGACGGCAAGGAGCTCACCGGCCGCAGCGTCAAGCAGGTGCTCGACGCCGGCGTCGGGTTCGTGCCCGAGGACCGGCAAGAGGACGGGCTGGTCGGCGAGTTCACCATCGCCGAGAACCTGATGCTCGACCGCGCCGACCACGCCGAGTTCGTCCGAGCCGGCACCATCCGCGCCACCGAGCGCGACGCCTTCGCCGACGAGAAGATCGCCGAGTTCGACATCCGCACCCCCGGGCGTGCGACCGCGGCCGGCCGGTTGTCGGGCGGCAACCAGCAGAAGATCGTGCTGGCCCGTGAGCTCAGCCGCGAACTCCGCCTGTTCGTCGCCGCGCAGCCCACGCGCGGCATCGACGTCGGGTCCATCGAGTTCGTGCACAAGCGCATCGTCGCCACCCGCGACTCCGGTGTCCCCGTGATCGTCGTGTCCACCGAGCTCGACGAGGTCGTCGCGCTCGCCGACCGGATCGCCGTCATGTACCGCGGCGCGATCATCGGCATCGTCCCCGCGGACACCCCCCGCGACGTCCTCGGTCTCATGATGGCCGGAGAACTCCCTGAAGGAACGGAGCTGGCAGCGTGA
- a CDS encoding cytidine deaminase translates to MTDTNAAGDQEAGEPAWTDPATNLQSDSSTLDAGVDVDWTALRQAATAAMGRAYAPYSSFPVGAAALTDDGRVVSGCNVENASYGVTLCAECSLVSQLHMTGGGKLVAFTCVDGDGATLMPCGRCRQLLFEHSAEGMLLETVSGIRTIDEVLPDAFGPRTLVTYHQEH, encoded by the coding sequence ATGACCGACACGAACGCTGCGGGTGACCAGGAGGCTGGCGAGCCCGCCTGGACCGACCCGGCCACGAACCTCCAGTCCGACTCGTCGACGCTCGACGCGGGTGTCGACGTCGACTGGACCGCCCTGCGGCAGGCGGCGACCGCCGCCATGGGGCGGGCGTACGCGCCCTACTCGTCCTTCCCGGTGGGCGCTGCCGCGCTCACCGACGACGGCCGGGTCGTGTCCGGCTGCAACGTCGAGAACGCGTCGTACGGCGTGACGCTGTGCGCCGAGTGCTCGCTCGTGTCGCAGCTGCACATGACCGGCGGCGGCAAGCTCGTCGCGTTCACGTGCGTCGACGGCGACGGCGCGACCCTGATGCCGTGCGGCCGGTGCCGGCAGCTGCTGTTCGAGCACTCTGCCGAGGGCATGCTGCTCGAGACCGTCTCGGGCATCCGCACCATCGACGAGGTGCTGCCCGACGCCTTCGGCCCGCGCACCCTCGTCACGTACCACCAGGAGCACTGA
- a CDS encoding PTS sugar transporter subunit IIA has protein sequence MSLPPLSDEAVVLGASAASWRDALRLAGGALVASGAATDEYTDAMIAMVEEHGPYIVISPGLAFAHARPGASVVRDGLSVVTLAEPVAFGHPHNDPVSVVLGLAVAGIGTHLESIGEIANLFNDESVTSRLAAATSAADVRAVMGVSA, from the coding sequence ATGAGCCTGCCGCCACTGTCCGACGAAGCCGTCGTGCTGGGGGCGTCCGCTGCGTCGTGGCGGGACGCACTCCGGCTGGCCGGTGGCGCCCTCGTCGCGTCAGGAGCAGCGACCGACGAGTACACCGACGCCATGATCGCCATGGTCGAGGAACACGGGCCGTACATCGTCATCTCGCCCGGGCTCGCCTTCGCCCACGCCCGTCCCGGCGCGTCGGTGGTGCGCGACGGGCTCTCGGTCGTGACCCTCGCCGAGCCGGTCGCGTTCGGGCACCCGCACAACGACCCCGTCAGCGTCGTGCTCGGGCTCGCCGTCGCGGGGATCGGGACGCACCTCGAGTCCATCGGCGAGATCGCCAACCTGTTCAACGACGAGTCGGTGACCTCGCGCCTCGCCGCAGCCACCTCGGCAGCCGACGTGCGCGCCGTCATGGGGGTCTCCGCATGA
- a CDS encoding purine-nucleoside phosphorylase: MASTNPLNDPAVDPFDVARDAAAVIATESGIERHDIALTLGSGWGKAADLLGETVSSIDAADVPGFSASAVPGHSGTIRSVRLADGRHALVVGARTHYYEGHGVRRVVHSVRTAAATGAGTMVLTNGAGGIKEHWKPGTPVLISDHINLTADSPLEGATFIDLTDLYSARLRAVAKQIDPSLDEGVYTQFRGPHYETPAEVQMAKAIGGHIVGMSTALEAIAARQAGMEVLGFSLITNLAAGIQTTPLSHTEVLEAGRVAEPVIADLLARVVAAL, translated from the coding sequence ATGGCAAGCACGAACCCGCTCAACGACCCTGCTGTCGACCCGTTCGACGTCGCCCGCGACGCCGCCGCCGTCATCGCCACGGAGTCCGGCATCGAACGGCACGACATCGCACTGACGCTCGGCTCCGGCTGGGGCAAGGCGGCCGATCTGCTCGGCGAGACCGTGTCCTCGATCGACGCCGCCGACGTCCCCGGCTTCAGTGCGTCGGCGGTCCCCGGGCACTCCGGCACGATCCGCTCGGTCCGGCTGGCCGACGGTCGGCACGCGCTCGTCGTCGGTGCGCGGACCCACTACTACGAGGGCCACGGCGTGCGTCGCGTCGTGCACAGTGTCCGCACCGCTGCGGCGACCGGCGCCGGCACGATGGTCCTGACGAACGGGGCCGGCGGCATCAAGGAGCACTGGAAGCCCGGTACCCCGGTGCTCATCAGCGACCACATCAACCTGACGGCCGACAGCCCGCTCGAGGGCGCGACCTTCATCGACCTCACCGACCTGTACTCCGCCCGGCTCCGCGCCGTCGCGAAGCAGATCGATCCGTCCCTCGACGAGGGCGTCTACACGCAGTTCCGCGGGCCGCACTACGAGACCCCGGCCGAGGTCCAGATGGCGAAGGCCATCGGCGGGCACATCGTCGGCATGTCCACCGCGCTCGAGGCCATCGCCGCCCGCCAGGCCGGCATGGAGGTCCTCGGCTTCTCGCTCATCACCAACCTCGCCGCCGGCATCCAGACGACCCCGCTGTCGCACACCGAGGTGCTCGAGGCCGGCCGCGTGGCCGAGCCGGTGATCGCCGACCTGCTCGCCCGGGTCGTGGCCGCCCTGTGA
- a CDS encoding thymidine phosphorylase: MAVEPFDTVDLIRTKRSGDALSTPEIDWLVDAYTRGYVEDPQMAALAMAIFLNGMERREIKDLTLAMIASGERMSFASLGKTTVDKHSTGGVGDKITLPLAPLVASFGVAVPQLSGRGLGHTGGTLDKLESVPGWQAAVSNERMMAILSDVGAVICAAGSGLAPADKKLYALRDITGTVECIPLIASSIMSKKIAEGTGALVLDVKFGSGAFMPTYEASRELAQTMVDLGNDAGVATSALLTDMEVPLGLTIGNALEVRESVEVLAGGGPADVVELTVALASEMLRLAGLPDADPAAALADGRAMDTWRRMIQAQGGDAAASLPVAREQHVVTATSSGVLAEQQALPFGVAAWRLGAGRARAQDPVQAGAGIELHVKPGDTVTEGQPLWTLHSDDASRIPRALESLEGAWSIGTSAEPRGPIVRERIGN; the protein is encoded by the coding sequence ATGGCCGTCGAACCCTTCGACACCGTCGACCTGATCCGCACGAAGCGATCGGGTGACGCGCTCAGCACGCCCGAGATCGACTGGCTCGTCGATGCGTACACGCGCGGCTACGTCGAGGACCCGCAGATGGCCGCACTCGCGATGGCGATCTTCCTGAACGGGATGGAACGGCGCGAGATCAAGGACCTGACGCTCGCGATGATCGCGTCGGGGGAGCGGATGTCGTTCGCGTCGCTCGGCAAGACGACCGTCGACAAGCACTCCACCGGCGGCGTCGGCGACAAGATCACCCTGCCCCTGGCGCCGCTCGTCGCGTCGTTCGGCGTCGCGGTGCCGCAGCTGTCCGGGCGCGGTCTCGGGCACACCGGCGGGACGCTCGACAAGCTCGAGTCGGTCCCCGGGTGGCAGGCCGCCGTGTCGAACGAGCGGATGATGGCGATCCTGTCCGACGTCGGCGCGGTCATCTGCGCCGCTGGGTCCGGCCTGGCCCCCGCGGACAAGAAGCTCTACGCGCTCCGCGACATCACCGGCACGGTCGAGTGCATCCCGCTCATCGCGTCGAGCATCATGTCGAAGAAGATCGCCGAGGGCACCGGCGCGCTCGTGCTCGACGTGAAGTTCGGGTCCGGCGCGTTCATGCCCACCTACGAGGCCTCGCGGGAGCTCGCGCAGACGATGGTCGACCTCGGCAACGACGCCGGCGTCGCCACGAGCGCCCTGCTGACCGACATGGAGGTCCCACTCGGGCTGACCATCGGCAACGCGCTCGAGGTCCGCGAGTCCGTCGAGGTGCTCGCCGGAGGCGGCCCGGCCGACGTCGTCGAGCTGACCGTCGCGCTCGCGTCCGAGATGCTGCGGCTCGCCGGACTGCCGGACGCCGACCCGGCCGCGGCGCTGGCCGACGGGCGGGCGATGGACACCTGGCGTCGGATGATCCAGGCGCAGGGCGGGGACGCGGCGGCCTCGCTGCCGGTCGCCCGCGAGCAGCACGTCGTCACCGCGACGTCGTCCGGCGTGCTCGCCGAGCAGCAGGCGCTGCCGTTCGGCGTCGCCGCGTGGCGGCTCGGGGCCGGACGCGCGCGCGCCCAGGACCCGGTGCAGGCCGGGGCGGGGATCGAGCTGCACGTCAAGCCCGGCGACACGGTCACCGAGGGGCAGCCGCTCTGGACGCTGCACTCCGACGACGCGTCACGGATCCCGCGGGCGCTGGAGTCGCTCGAGGGCGCCTGGTCGATCGGCACGTCGGCCGAGCCGCGCGGCCCGATCGTGCGCGAGCGCATCGGGAACTGA
- a CDS encoding BMP family ABC transporter substrate-binding protein: MSSRTRQIALSGLALVGTVAVLAGCSAAPSDTSSAKTTSFRPCMVSDSGGFDDKSFNQLGYEGLQDAAKELGATYKSAESKDSTVYDSNIEQLVNQNCKLIVTVGFNLADATKKQAAANPDTDFAIIDDNSIDAKNVKPITFDTSQAAFLAGYAAASYSKSGVVGTFGGMQIPTVTIFMDGYADGVKYYNDQKKKDVKVVGWDVDSQKGSFTGGFEAGTQAKSVAQTLIDQGADVILPVGGPIYQSAAEAIKDANNGSVLIGADSDLYEADPRYKDIALTSVEKGMRPATKDVVEQAAKGDFSKTPYVGTLKNEGVGIAPFHDYESKVDSGLSKELDTIKSGIIDGSIKVETKATVK, encoded by the coding sequence GTGTCATCTCGTACCCGTCAGATCGCACTCAGCGGCCTCGCGCTCGTCGGCACCGTCGCCGTCCTGGCCGGCTGCTCCGCCGCTCCGTCCGACACCTCGTCGGCGAAGACCACCAGCTTCCGCCCGTGCATGGTGTCGGACTCCGGTGGGTTCGACGACAAGTCGTTCAACCAGCTCGGCTACGAGGGTCTGCAGGACGCCGCCAAGGAGCTCGGGGCGACGTACAAGTCGGCCGAGTCGAAGGACTCCACGGTCTACGACTCGAACATCGAGCAGCTCGTCAACCAGAACTGCAAGCTCATCGTGACGGTCGGCTTCAACCTCGCCGACGCCACGAAGAAGCAGGCCGCGGCGAACCCCGACACCGACTTCGCGATCATCGACGACAACTCGATCGACGCGAAGAACGTCAAGCCGATCACGTTCGACACCTCGCAGGCCGCGTTCCTCGCCGGCTACGCGGCCGCGTCGTACTCGAAGAGCGGTGTCGTCGGCACGTTCGGTGGCATGCAGATCCCGACCGTCACGATCTTCATGGACGGCTACGCGGACGGCGTGAAGTACTACAACGACCAGAAGAAGAAGGACGTCAAGGTCGTCGGCTGGGACGTCGACAGCCAGAAGGGTTCCTTCACGGGCGGCTTCGAGGCCGGCACGCAGGCCAAGTCGGTCGCACAGACCCTGATCGACCAGGGTGCCGACGTGATCCTCCCCGTCGGCGGCCCGATCTACCAGTCGGCAGCCGAGGCGATCAAGGACGCGAACAACGGTTCCGTGCTGATCGGCGCGGACAGCGACCTGTACGAGGCAGACCCCCGCTACAAGGACATCGCGCTGACCTCCGTCGAGAAGGGCATGCGCCCCGCCACGAAGGACGTCGTCGAGCAGGCCGCCAAGGGCGACTTCTCGAAGACCCCCTACGTCGGCACGCTGAAGAACGAGGGCGTCGGCATCGCGCCGTTCCACGACTACGAGTCCAAGGTCGACTCGGGTCTGTCGAAGGAGCTCGACACGATCAAGTCCGGCATCATCGACGGCTCGATCAAGGTCGAGACCAAGGCGACCGTCAAGTAA
- a CDS encoding ABC transporter permease has product MSTLSPTAAAPHAPLADRAVETTRSWKLPIAYAVFTVVALVFFVLLHRSGDATFRLANAGDFVQLPDVPLPATGTGVVVTVLLALATVFAVVQVRGFRKVPLWVTSVFALLFVVGFLAWAAAGATIPLPGLLVGALGLSVPLVFGALGGVISEKVGVVNIAIEGQFLAGAFVSAMIGSLTGSAWVGLIGALVAGVLVSFVLAAFSIKYLVDQVIVGVVINAFISGLTGFLYSQVLSPAEQTLNTGIRFPVLPIPVLHQIPVIGPVFFEQNVIVYLAYVAVAVVTFALFKTRWGLRLRAVGEHPQAADTVGINVLSTRFWNVSLAGAIAGLGGAYFTLGSVGPFAKDMTAGAGYIALAAVIFGRWDPIRATLAALLFGFASNLQNVLGSINSPVPSEFLLMLPYVVTIFAVAGLVGQSRGPAASGKPYIKS; this is encoded by the coding sequence ATGAGCACCCTCAGCCCCACCGCGGCCGCGCCGCACGCCCCGCTGGCCGACCGCGCCGTCGAGACCACCCGCAGCTGGAAGCTGCCGATCGCGTACGCCGTCTTCACGGTCGTGGCGCTCGTTTTCTTCGTCCTGCTGCACCGTTCCGGGGACGCCACGTTCCGGCTCGCCAACGCGGGTGACTTCGTGCAGCTGCCCGACGTGCCGCTGCCCGCGACGGGCACCGGCGTCGTCGTCACCGTCCTGCTCGCCCTGGCCACCGTGTTCGCGGTCGTCCAGGTCCGCGGGTTCCGGAAGGTCCCGCTGTGGGTCACGTCGGTCTTCGCGCTGCTGTTCGTCGTCGGCTTCCTGGCGTGGGCCGCCGCCGGCGCCACGATCCCGCTGCCCGGCCTGCTGGTCGGCGCGCTCGGCCTCAGCGTCCCGCTCGTGTTCGGTGCGCTGGGCGGCGTCATCTCCGAGAAGGTCGGCGTCGTCAACATCGCGATCGAGGGCCAGTTCCTGGCGGGGGCGTTCGTCTCCGCGATGATCGGCTCCCTGACCGGCTCCGCGTGGGTCGGGCTGATCGGTGCCCTCGTGGCCGGGGTGCTCGTGTCGTTCGTCCTGGCGGCGTTCAGCATCAAGTACCTCGTCGACCAGGTCATCGTCGGTGTCGTCATCAACGCGTTCATCTCCGGTCTGACCGGCTTCCTGTACTCGCAGGTGCTGTCGCCGGCCGAGCAGACGCTCAACACCGGCATCCGCTTCCCGGTGCTGCCGATCCCGGTGCTGCACCAGATCCCGGTGATCGGCCCGGTCTTCTTCGAGCAGAACGTCATCGTGTACCTGGCGTACGTCGCGGTCGCGGTCGTCACGTTCGCGCTGTTCAAGACGCGCTGGGGCCTGCGCCTCCGTGCCGTCGGCGAGCACCCGCAGGCAGCGGACACCGTCGGCATCAACGTGCTGAGCACCCGGTTCTGGAACGTGTCGCTCGCGGGCGCGATCGCCGGCCTGGGCGGTGCGTACTTCACGCTCGGCTCGGTCGGACCGTTCGCGAAGGACATGACCGCCGGCGCGGGCTACATCGCGCTCGCGGCCGTCATCTTCGGCCGGTGGGACCCGATCCGCGCCACGCTCGCGGCGCTGCTGTTCGGCTTCGCGTCGAACCTGCAGAACGTGCTCGGGTCGATCAACTCGCCCGTCCCGAGCGAGTTCCTGCTGATGCTGCCGTACGTCGTGACGATCTTCGCCGTCGCCGGCCTGGTCGGGCAGTCGCGCGGCCCGGCTGCCTCCGGCAAGCCGTACATCAAGAGCTAG
- a CDS encoding adenosine deaminase has translation MSADAVPTYRLPDAGAVINDLPKVSLHDHLDGGLRPATIIELAAAEGITLPSTDADTLRQWFADQSDSGSLVEYLKTFDVTTSVMQTANGLERVAREFVEDLVADGVVYGEVRWAPEQHLRGGLTLDQTVEAVQAGIESAVDAAGGAIRIGQLVTAMRHADRALEIAELALRHRDRGVVGFDIAGAEAGFPASNHRAAFDHLASELFPVTVHAGEADGLASIRSALVDGRALRLGHGVRLFEDVTLSDAGDGSTLASLGEVASWVRDREVPLELSPSSNLQTGAIAAWGDDLADHPFDVLYQLGFRVTVNTDNRLMSNTTLTKELALLAGTFGYDLDDLAAFQINAALGSFLPLEDREEIIAMITSGYAEA, from the coding sequence ATGAGCGCCGACGCCGTCCCCACGTACCGACTGCCCGACGCGGGCGCCGTCATCAACGACCTGCCCAAGGTGTCGCTGCACGACCACCTCGACGGCGGCCTGCGTCCGGCGACGATCATCGAGCTCGCCGCGGCCGAGGGCATCACGCTGCCCTCGACGGACGCCGACACGCTGCGGCAGTGGTTCGCCGACCAGTCCGACTCCGGCTCGCTCGTCGAGTACCTGAAGACCTTCGACGTCACCACCAGCGTGATGCAGACCGCCAACGGACTCGAGCGCGTGGCGCGCGAGTTCGTCGAGGACCTGGTCGCCGACGGGGTCGTCTACGGCGAGGTCCGATGGGCGCCCGAGCAGCACCTGCGGGGCGGACTGACCCTCGACCAGACGGTCGAGGCAGTGCAGGCCGGCATCGAGTCCGCGGTCGACGCTGCCGGCGGTGCGATCCGCATCGGACAGCTCGTCACCGCGATGCGTCACGCCGACCGTGCACTCGAGATCGCCGAGCTCGCGCTGCGCCACCGCGACCGCGGTGTGGTCGGGTTCGACATCGCGGGCGCCGAAGCCGGGTTCCCCGCGTCGAACCACCGAGCCGCCTTCGACCACCTGGCCTCCGAGCTCTTCCCGGTCACCGTGCACGCGGGCGAAGCCGACGGCCTGGCATCGATCCGGTCGGCGCTGGTCGACGGCCGCGCGCTGCGCCTCGGGCACGGCGTCCGCCTGTTCGAGGACGTCACCCTGTCCGACGCGGGCGACGGCTCCACGCTGGCGTCGCTGGGCGAGGTCGCCTCGTGGGTCCGCGACCGCGAGGTCCCGCTCGAGCTCTCGCCGTCGTCGAACCTGCAGACCGGGGCGATCGCGGCGTGGGGCGACGACCTCGCCGACCACCCGTTCGACGTGCTCTACCAGCTCGGCTTCCGCGTCACGGTGAACACCGACAACCGCCTGATGAGCAACACCACGCTCACGAAGGAGCTCGCACTGCTGGCGGGCACGTTCGGGTACGACCTCGACGACCTCGCGGCGTTCCAGATCAACGCCGCGCTCGGGTCGTTCCTGCCGCTCGAGGACCGCGAGGAGATCATCGCGATGATCACCTCCGGGTACGCGGAGGCCTGA
- a CDS encoding PTS sugar transporter subunit IIB, producing MKIVTICGAGIGSSAILKVNAEKALAALGLSAEVVAADVASVREVADDANVILTSQEFVEAIGDTYAEVIVIRNHFDQREIAAAVERSLGDPTAP from the coding sequence ATGAAGATCGTGACCATCTGCGGTGCGGGCATCGGCTCGAGCGCCATCCTCAAGGTCAACGCCGAGAAGGCCCTGGCGGCGCTCGGCCTGTCCGCCGAGGTCGTGGCGGCCGACGTCGCCTCGGTGCGCGAGGTCGCCGACGACGCCAACGTGATCCTGACGTCGCAGGAGTTCGTCGAGGCGATCGGCGACACCTACGCCGAGGTCATCGTGATCCGCAACCACTTCGACCAGCGCGAGATCGCCGCGGCGGTCGAGCGGTCGCTGGGGGACCCGACGGCTCCGTAG